Proteins co-encoded in one Strix uralensis isolate ZFMK-TIS-50842 chromosome 2, bStrUra1, whole genome shotgun sequence genomic window:
- the LOC141940261 gene encoding collagenase 3-like — translation MMQSRLSAVFFFLLGLSFCLTIPIPLEDSHEFTEKDLQFAERYLRTHYDLRPDPAGIMRKSANTVASKLREMQAFFGLEVTGKLDEETYELMQKPRCGVPDVGEYNFFPRKLKWSKTNLTYRIMNYTSDLRRAEVDRAFKKAFKVWSDVTPLNFTRIRSGIADIMISFGTKEHGDFYPFDGPSGLLAHAFPPGPDYGGDAHFDDDEAWSDDSRGYNLFLVAAHEFGHSLGLEHSRDPGALMFPIYTYTGKTGFVLPDDDVQGIQELYGAGDKDPNPKHPKTPEKCDVNLSLDAITELRGEMLIFKDRFFWRLHPQMVEAELVLLKSFWPELPNKIDAAYENPIKDLVFMFKGKKVWALNGYDIVEDFPKKIYEMGFPKEMKRIDAAVHIKDTGKTLFFTGNKYWSYDEEAEVMEAGYPRLIEEEFAGIGDRVDAVYHRNGYLYFFNGPLQFEYSIWSKRIVRVLHTNSIFWC, via the exons ATGATGCAATCAAGACTTTCAgctgtcttctttttcttgttgggTTTGTCATTTTGCCTGACAATCCCTATTCCCCTTGAAGATAGCCATGAATTCACAGAGAAAGACCTTCAGTTTGCAGAG CGCTATCTCAGGACTCACTATGATCTCCGTCCAGATCCTGCTGGCATAATGAGGAAGAGTGCCAACACAGTGGCATCTAAACTTCGAGAAATGCAAGCATTTTTTGGCTTGGAGGTGACAGGCAAATTAGATGAAGAAACATACGAGCTGATGCAGAAACCAAGATGTGGTGTCCCAGATGTGGGGGAATATAACTTTTTCCCTAGAAAACTCAAATGGTCAAAAACTAATTTGACATACAG AATTATGAATTACACTTCAGATCTGAGACGTGCTGAAGTAGACAGAGCTTTCAAAAAAGCATTCAAAGTTTGGTCTGACGTGACACCACTTAACTTCACCAGAATACGAAGTGGTATAGCTGATATCATGATCTCCTTTGGCACTAAAG AACATGGTGACTTTTACCCCTTCGATGGACCCTCTGGATTACTGGCTCATGCTTTTCCCCCGGGTCCAGACTATGGAGGAGATGCCCATTTTGATGATGATGAAGCTTGGTCAGATGATTCTAGAG GGTATAACTTATTTCTTGTTGCTGCCCATGAATTTGGTCATTCACTGGGACTTGAACACTCTAGAGACCCCGGAGCTCTGATGTTTCCAATTTACACATACACTGgaaaaactggttttgtgcttcctGATGATGATGTGCAAGGGATCCAAGAGCTCTATG GTGCTGGAGACAAAGATCCCAACCCAAAACATCCCAAAACACCGGAGAAATGTGATGTAAATTTATCACTTGATGCAATAACAGAACTTCGTGGAGAAATGCTAATCTTCAAGGACAG GTTTTTCTGGCGACTGCACCCTCAGATGGTTGAGGCAGAACTGGTGTTACTTAAGTCCTTTTGGCCAGAGCTTCCAAATAAAATAGATGCAGCTTATGAAAACCCCATCAAAGATCTTGTGTTCATGTTTAAGG gaaagaaagtcTGGGCTTTGAATGGCTATGACATAGTTGAAGACTTTCCTAAAAAGATATATGAAATGGGATtcccaaaagaaatgaaaagaatagATGCAGCTGTCCATATTAAAGACACTGGCAAGACTCTCTTTTTTACTGGAAATAAGTACTGGAG TTATGATGAAGAGGCAGAGGTTATGGAAGCAGGCTACCCCAGGCTGATAGAGGAAGAATTCGCAGGAATTGGTGATAGAGTGGATGCAGTCTATCACAGAAATG gttatcTCTACTTCTTCAATGGACCACTGCAGTTTGAATACAGCATCTGGAGCAAAAGAATTGTCCGTGTCCTGCATACTAACTCCATATTTTGGTGCTAA